One window from the genome of Natrialba magadii ATCC 43099 encodes:
- a CDS encoding DUF7437 domain-containing protein, which yields MATQQNTTEIEVTDLRPVLDLLQKPKLAEFYAVLRNGPTTIPAVLPQVSIGKTAAYDYCELLKAAGLLAEAGRENGSTVYETRDFELTIEIDGEQITVTPELARVLAERDENPEVDRFIDQYGIETLAEFLPLARAYATGSTTHRAIADSLDISRAAAFEMLGEILDILELTPESNHIHGGDVDETAAATVHDATPDESADTE from the coding sequence ATGGCGACACAACAAAACACGACAGAGATTGAGGTGACGGACCTGCGTCCTGTCCTCGACCTCCTCCAAAAGCCAAAGTTAGCGGAGTTCTACGCCGTGCTTCGCAACGGGCCGACGACGATTCCGGCTGTCCTTCCGCAGGTTAGCATTGGGAAAACAGCAGCGTACGACTACTGTGAACTGCTCAAAGCAGCAGGCTTGCTCGCTGAGGCGGGGCGCGAAAACGGGAGCACGGTGTACGAAACACGTGACTTCGAGTTGACCATCGAGATCGATGGCGAGCAGATCACCGTGACACCCGAACTCGCCCGTGTTCTTGCCGAGCGCGACGAGAACCCGGAAGTCGATCGGTTCATCGATCAGTACGGTATCGAGACGCTCGCCGAGTTTCTCCCGCTGGCTCGGGCGTACGCTACCGGGTCGACGACCCACCGAGCGATCGCTGACAGCCTCGACATCTCTCGTGCTGCAGCCTTCGAGATGCTCGGCGAAATTCTCGACATTCTGGAGCTCACTCCCGAGTCGAATCACATCCACGGCGGCGATGTTGACGAAACTGCTGCCGCAACTGTTCACGACGCGACGCCGGACGAGTCGGCCGATACTGAATGA
- a CDS encoding UPF0175 family protein, whose amino-acid sequence MRTIDVPSDVYDSIPVPEDEREDVLRRELAVSLYREGMLSFGTARELADLSRKEFHQLLGDRNVERHYTTEELADDLEYGQR is encoded by the coding sequence ATGCGGACGATCGATGTTCCCTCGGACGTCTACGATTCCATACCCGTCCCGGAAGACGAGCGGGAAGACGTACTCCGACGAGAGTTAGCTGTGTCACTGTATCGGGAGGGGATGCTCTCGTTCGGAACGGCGCGTGAGCTCGCCGACCTCTCTCGCAAGGAGTTCCACCAACTGCTCGGCGACCGAAACGTCGAGCGCCACTACACGACCGAGGAACTCGCAGACGATCTCGAGTATGGTCAACGGTGA